In a single window of the Paenibacillus sp. MMS20-IR301 genome:
- a CDS encoding S-layer homology domain-containing protein has protein sequence MREAKRSKSWFSGMIVWVMVLQVVAAGIPAAPAAAAGVEVDGGEASVSAADTGSSVTDTVYQIENPGFETGDMSGWTVVRGQAFGANSVSNETAWWAEQIPYNQEGNYHLNGWKYSEGETGVLRSSIFELGGSGWISFKLGAAKNPDKVYVNIVEADTGQVIARYGNSKFSDAGFPNPAQGMRLANMEQYKANLSEYLGKKLYVEIVDNATSDWGLIFADAFLMYHESEPAEGSVAADIKPDSKRYQIQNPSFESGDLTGWTVVEGEAFGPDSVSDEATWWAEQIPYNQEGTYHLDGWKYAESETGVLRSSTFELGGTGWITFRLGGGKHTDQAFVSISDADTGNLIARYGNSEFNDSGFPDPAQGMRLANMQEYKADLSKYIGKRLYIEIVDQAFSDWGVIFADAFHTFNELVPEEGVMAENIIPTEIANRSFETGTLEGWTVEGNAFQVTDQAAAGKEGSFYAKSSMEGEGAITSSAFTLQGNGTITFTVLDTVQPADAYVALYDASTNELLKQTGDISANEKISWNVYEHYNKRLYIKVADQSNQSSISVDAFQANSTGNIFYMNFDEGAGKMALEQVSNLEHEVNYVFNSARYMASKDPRWTPHGVKGGALLFDGYSNDVEVNAEDTLPVSDAVTIEAWVAPRSYEWGDGNKLSAIVNQSDQDKAEGFALGMYRHGTWSFQAGIGGQWIQVWVNDHPLEKYKWNYIAATFDKGTGEIKLYLNGKQVASQATPLNVPITSSTANLIIGKNNKSVEFAGLFSYNMFSGLIDEVKLQNKALTGQEILAEYDSVKTLHGGTVPDIANGDIAEDPGVFDGDQQRPQYHAMPPQNWMNEAHAPIYYNGQYHLFYQHNPQGPYWHQIHWGHWVSDDMVHWENVRPALAPEAGTLDPDGAWSGSAAYDRDGNPVLFYTAGNDSLSPNQRTGLATPADLTDPNLEEWVKYPEPVTEQNGNGIHNEFRDPFVWYDQEADKWYQLVTSGLKDFSSGTALVYVSDDMYNWEYKGPLYVSDRSLYPELGTVWELPVLLPLGKDSTGKQKYIFMINPHEKPEQVLPANDVQRDVEVFYWIGTWDRDNFKFIPDQDAPSKMDVGDGYLTAESGMVTPDGRTVVFSMVQNVRTPQAEYQAGWAHNLALPVSLSLDERDELRIEPIQELQSLRGTKLVDFADKNLQAANQLIQNVKGDMLEIVMEIDPGEAQKFGLKVRRSDNGQEETLIYYDKTNETFNVDRTKSSVDPDVRVDGIQGGYVDLHGENLKLHIFLDRSVVEAFANDKKKLTTRVYVERYDSLGLKVWADNDITVKSMEVWNMNALTGEPAASVDVPDNWDNSVYTDITDLPNHDFATGDLTGWITEGDAFQDVHVTDAQLFWDTIYFNPSHKIPGGYHLWGFNEAAGGDSLTGTLKSQPFVLGGNGKINFLVSGGRDIDKLYVALVRAADGKELFKETATNYEEYQRKIWDASVYIGQELYIKVVDQSTGGFGHINVDDFNVPVKMQNPTGPTDPTDPTDPTDPTDPTDPADPTDPTSPTDPAGPSNPTPTPSQPANPVSKPGNQSSLSFELASGERQVLFPVSTAANDGKNTFKIKNTAVEIEVPAGVLKDLQAMVTSSELGQAKISFELDALTSEQSKELIGQAGLKNHAAISAAGEIYDFKLSIIKADGTKLTLEKLSRPVTIKLSAQENPHQNLTGIYYIADDGKLEYMGGTYAEGKWTAKVSHFSKYAALTFDKSFDDVSASYWAYDVIKRMAAKQIVLGVSETAFAPKQTVSRAEFASLITRTLGITGKNLNTFKDVESAKWYASSVAAAYEAGIVTGRSKDIFSPEDTITREEMASMIHKAYLFHTRETAALNRQSTFKDADTISGWAADAVAALQELGLVNGRGNQLFMPNETLNRAESAQIISLLLDKHLATLK, from the coding sequence ATGAGGGAAGCCAAAAGAAGTAAATCGTGGTTCTCCGGAATGATTGTGTGGGTTATGGTTCTTCAGGTTGTGGCTGCAGGAATCCCGGCTGCACCCGCTGCCGCAGCCGGAGTTGAAGTTGATGGCGGGGAAGCTTCTGTTTCAGCAGCCGACACGGGATCATCAGTTACGGATACGGTCTACCAAATTGAGAACCCGGGATTTGAAACTGGGGATATGTCAGGCTGGACGGTTGTCAGAGGCCAAGCGTTTGGTGCAAACAGCGTATCAAACGAAACTGCCTGGTGGGCGGAACAAATCCCGTATAACCAAGAGGGGAATTATCATTTAAATGGTTGGAAGTACAGCGAAGGTGAGACAGGTGTACTCCGGTCCAGTATCTTCGAGCTGGGAGGCAGTGGCTGGATCAGCTTCAAGCTAGGTGCTGCTAAAAACCCTGATAAGGTATATGTGAACATCGTAGAAGCAGATACAGGCCAAGTAATCGCCAGGTATGGTAACAGCAAATTTTCAGATGCTGGCTTCCCTAATCCCGCTCAGGGAATGAGGCTTGCCAATATGGAGCAATACAAGGCCAATCTATCTGAATATTTGGGCAAGAAGCTGTATGTTGAAATCGTAGATAATGCAACCTCGGATTGGGGATTGATTTTTGCAGATGCATTTTTGATGTACCATGAATCAGAGCCAGCCGAAGGTAGTGTTGCTGCCGATATTAAGCCGGATTCCAAACGCTATCAAATCCAGAATCCAAGCTTTGAGTCGGGTGATTTGACCGGATGGACCGTTGTGGAAGGTGAGGCCTTTGGGCCGGACAGCGTATCTGATGAAGCTACCTGGTGGGCGGAACAAATTCCGTATAACCAGGAAGGCACTTATCATCTGGACGGCTGGAAATACGCCGAATCTGAGACAGGAGTGCTTCGTTCCAGCACCTTTGAGTTAGGAGGAACCGGCTGGATCACCTTCAGATTAGGCGGAGGCAAGCATACAGATCAGGCTTTTGTCAGCATCAGTGATGCAGATACAGGGAATTTGATCGCCAGATATGGCAACAGTGAGTTTAATGATTCCGGCTTCCCGGACCCGGCACAGGGGATGAGACTCGCGAATATGCAAGAGTACAAGGCTGACCTGTCCAAGTATATTGGCAAAAGACTCTATATCGAAATTGTCGATCAGGCATTCTCTGATTGGGGGGTGATTTTTGCGGATGCCTTCCACACCTTCAATGAACTGGTTCCGGAAGAGGGTGTTATGGCTGAGAACATCATTCCAACTGAAATCGCAAACCGCAGTTTTGAGACGGGCACCCTTGAAGGTTGGACGGTTGAGGGAAATGCCTTTCAAGTGACTGATCAAGCGGCCGCTGGTAAAGAAGGCAGTTTCTATGCTAAATCCTCTATGGAAGGAGAAGGAGCAATCACTTCCAGTGCCTTTACTCTTCAGGGTAACGGGACAATTACCTTTACTGTTCTGGATACTGTTCAACCTGCGGATGCGTATGTTGCCCTTTATGATGCGAGCACCAATGAATTGCTTAAGCAAACCGGCGATATCAGTGCAAATGAGAAGATTTCATGGAATGTATATGAACACTACAACAAGAGGCTTTATATCAAGGTAGCCGATCAGTCAAATCAGTCCAGCATTTCCGTTGATGCCTTCCAGGCAAACAGCACAGGGAATATCTTCTATATGAATTTTGATGAAGGCGCGGGCAAGATGGCGCTTGAGCAAGTAAGCAATCTTGAGCACGAGGTAAACTATGTGTTTAACAGCGCCAGATATATGGCGTCCAAGGATCCAAGATGGACCCCGCATGGAGTCAAAGGCGGTGCCTTGTTATTTGACGGATATTCAAATGATGTTGAGGTTAATGCAGAGGATACCCTTCCGGTAAGTGACGCGGTAACGATTGAAGCCTGGGTTGCTCCGCGCAGCTATGAATGGGGAGACGGCAATAAGCTTTCTGCCATTGTAAATCAGTCCGATCAGGATAAGGCCGAAGGTTTCGCGCTTGGTATGTACCGGCACGGTACATGGTCATTTCAGGCTGGAATCGGCGGACAGTGGATTCAGGTATGGGTTAATGATCATCCGCTTGAGAAGTATAAGTGGAATTATATCGCGGCCACATTCGATAAGGGGACTGGAGAAATCAAACTATACCTGAACGGTAAGCAGGTTGCTTCTCAGGCAACCCCCCTTAATGTTCCAATCACATCATCTACAGCAAATCTGATTATCGGTAAAAATAATAAATCTGTAGAATTCGCAGGCCTATTCTCTTACAACATGTTCAGCGGACTCATCGATGAAGTGAAGCTGCAGAACAAAGCACTCACAGGTCAAGAAATCCTTGCAGAATACGATAGTGTAAAGACGCTTCACGGCGGCACGGTTCCGGATATAGCAAACGGAGATATCGCTGAGGATCCCGGTGTGTTCGACGGTGATCAGCAACGGCCACAGTACCATGCGATGCCTCCTCAAAACTGGATGAATGAAGCGCATGCGCCTATCTATTATAACGGCCAGTACCATTTGTTTTATCAGCACAATCCGCAAGGTCCATACTGGCATCAAATCCATTGGGGACATTGGGTGAGTGATGATATGGTGCATTGGGAAAATGTGAGGCCAGCACTTGCACCCGAAGCCGGTACCCTCGATCCGGATGGAGCATGGTCAGGCAGCGCAGCGTATGACCGGGATGGAAATCCGGTTCTGTTCTACACCGCCGGCAATGACTCCCTGTCTCCGAACCAAAGAACAGGCTTGGCAACACCGGCTGATTTGACGGACCCTAATTTGGAGGAGTGGGTGAAATATCCTGAACCGGTTACTGAGCAGAACGGAAACGGTATCCATAACGAGTTCAGGGACCCGTTTGTATGGTATGACCAGGAAGCCGATAAATGGTATCAGTTAGTAACCTCTGGTCTTAAGGACTTCAGCAGCGGTACTGCGTTGGTATACGTGTCCGATGATATGTACAACTGGGAGTACAAGGGGCCATTATACGTCAGCGACAGAAGCTTGTATCCGGAGCTCGGTACGGTATGGGAACTGCCGGTGCTTCTGCCTTTAGGCAAGGATAGCACAGGCAAACAGAAATATATTTTCATGATTAATCCGCATGAGAAGCCTGAGCAGGTTCTGCCGGCAAACGATGTGCAACGGGATGTTGAAGTTTTCTACTGGATCGGAACCTGGGATCGGGATAATTTCAAATTTATACCCGACCAGGATGCACCATCCAAAATGGATGTGGGCGACGGCTATTTAACCGCAGAGAGCGGTATGGTGACCCCTGACGGAAGAACGGTCGTGTTCTCCATGGTGCAGAATGTAAGAACACCTCAGGCTGAGTATCAAGCCGGATGGGCTCATAATCTGGCACTGCCGGTTTCCCTGAGCCTGGATGAGCGCGATGAGTTGCGCATAGAGCCGATTCAAGAATTGCAGAGTCTGCGGGGGACCAAGCTGGTTGATTTTGCAGACAAAAATCTGCAGGCTGCCAATCAATTGATTCAAAATGTTAAAGGTGACATGCTGGAGATTGTGATGGAGATAGATCCGGGCGAAGCTCAGAAATTTGGTCTTAAGGTACGGCGCTCCGATAACGGCCAGGAGGAAACGCTGATTTACTACGACAAGACGAACGAGACCTTCAATGTGGACCGGACCAAGAGCAGCGTCGACCCGGATGTCCGGGTGGATGGTATCCAGGGCGGATATGTCGATTTGCATGGAGAAAATCTGAAGCTCCATATTTTCCTGGACCGCTCAGTTGTTGAAGCTTTTGCCAATGACAAGAAAAAGCTGACCACGCGTGTCTACGTAGAAAGATACGATTCTTTGGGCCTCAAGGTATGGGCGGACAACGACATTACGGTCAAGTCGATGGAAGTATGGAACATGAATGCCTTGACGGGTGAACCGGCGGCTTCGGTCGATGTGCCTGACAACTGGGATAATTCCGTATACACCGATATTACAGATTTGCCTAACCATGATTTTGCCACAGGTGACTTAACGGGCTGGATTACAGAGGGGGATGCCTTCCAGGATGTCCATGTGACGGATGCACAGTTATTCTGGGATACGATCTATTTCAATCCGTCACATAAAATACCGGGCGGCTATCATTTGTGGGGCTTCAATGAGGCAGCCGGCGGTGACAGCTTAACGGGAACACTGAAATCGCAGCCTTTCGTCCTAGGCGGTAACGGCAAGATCAACTTCCTGGTTAGCGGAGGACGTGATATCGATAAGCTCTATGTTGCGTTAGTCCGGGCAGCGGACGGCAAGGAGCTCTTTAAAGAGACAGCAACGAATTATGAGGAATATCAGCGGAAGATCTGGGATGCATCAGTGTATATCGGCCAAGAGCTATATATTAAAGTGGTTGACCAATCCACTGGCGGGTTCGGACATATTAACGTGGATGATTTCAATGTGCCGGTTAAGATGCAGAATCCAACGGGTCCAACAGACCCGACAGACCCGACAGATCCGACGGACCCGACGGACCCAACGGATCCAGCAGATCCAACGGACCCAACTAGCCCAACGGATCCGGCTGGTCCGAGCAATCCAACCCCTACACCAAGTCAGCCAGCAAATCCGGTTAGCAAACCGGGCAATCAGAGCAGCCTGTCGTTTGAACTGGCAAGTGGAGAGCGGCAAGTGCTATTCCCTGTGTCCACGGCTGCAAATGACGGCAAAAATACGTTTAAGATTAAAAATACAGCCGTTGAAATTGAAGTTCCCGCAGGGGTATTGAAGGATTTACAGGCAATGGTTACGAGCAGTGAGCTTGGACAGGCGAAAATCTCTTTTGAATTGGATGCTTTAACTTCAGAGCAGAGCAAAGAGCTAATTGGGCAAGCCGGACTTAAGAATCATGCTGCCATCTCTGCAGCCGGAGAGATTTACGACTTCAAATTGTCCATTATTAAAGCCGATGGAACAAAATTGACGCTTGAGAAGTTGTCCAGACCCGTCACCATCAAATTGAGTGCGCAGGAGAATCCGCACCAGAATCTGACGGGGATTTATTACATCGCTGATGACGGCAAACTGGAATATATGGGTGGAACCTATGCGGAAGGTAAATGGACTGCAAAGGTGAGTCATTTCAGCAAATATGCCGCCCTTACTTTTGATAAATCATTTGATGATGTGAGCGCCTCCTATTGGGCCTATGATGTCATAAAAAGGATGGCGGCCAAGCAGATTGTCCTGGGTGTGAGTGAAACGGCATTCGCACCAAAGCAAACGGTAAGCCGGGCTGAGTTCGCATCTTTAATTACCCGTACACTCGGTATAACTGGGAAGAACTTAAATACATTCAAGGATGTGGAGTCCGCGAAGTGGTATGCTTCCTCCGTTGCCGCAGCGTACGAAGCAGGAATTGTAACGGGAAGAAGCAAAGATATTTTTTCGCCGGAGGACACCATAACCCGTGAAGAAATGGCGTCTATGATTCACAAAGCATATTTGTTTCATACAAGAGAGACTGCTGCCCTTAATCGTCAAAGCACTTTCAAGGATGCCGATACAATAAGCGGTTGGGCTGCAGATGCAGTAGCTGCCTTACAGGAGCTTGGATTAGTTAACGGACGCGGCAACCAGTTATTCATGCCAAATGAAACGCTGAATCGTGCGGAGAGCGCGCAAATCATCTCGCTGCTGCTGGACAAACACTTAGCTACTTTAAAATAA
- a CDS encoding glycoside hydrolase family 32 protein: MRKIFNRPAEGWVGDVIPFYDQGEYKLYYLHDERVGGDYGNHTSWNLLATRNGLDFEDYGEVLPNGDESAPDRNAYTGSVIKDKEGMYHLFYTGHNPNPAFCKDGKPLQVVLRATGTDGIHWTKDHGFKLYGDEVIYEQHDWRDPFVFFNEEKQEYWMLVTTREMNSSEKRGGCIALLTSDDLMNWKYGEPFYSPDKYITMECPDYFKMGEWHYLVYSTFSEKFVTHYKKSRTIDGLYTSPVLDTFDGRGFYAAKTASDGEKRYAFGWVPSKKGSNDYGDWEWAGTLVVHELHQNEQGELLVRMPSSIYGHFNREEQILPQAEKNCIQQDNRLQLSCLDGLAYSVLNPLPAQVMLEASFADWQQVKDFGIAVRTDKSLDNGYFIKFDPFHNRITFDMWPRREPGFFQWQIAGDKPQVIELERPFDFGSHSRIGFQLILEEDILCLYVNNEVAMTTRIYNFKDGHFGFFANEGAVSIQDITLKTAAER, encoded by the coding sequence ATGAGGAAAATATTCAACAGACCTGCAGAGGGCTGGGTCGGAGATGTAATTCCGTTTTATGACCAAGGGGAGTACAAGCTGTACTATCTTCACGATGAGAGAGTGGGGGGGGACTATGGCAATCACACCTCATGGAATTTGCTGGCCACGAGAAACGGGCTTGACTTTGAGGATTACGGAGAGGTTCTTCCGAACGGTGATGAAAGCGCTCCAGACCGGAATGCGTACACCGGCTCTGTAATCAAGGACAAAGAGGGCATGTACCATCTCTTCTACACGGGGCATAACCCTAACCCAGCGTTTTGTAAGGATGGCAAGCCCCTGCAAGTAGTGCTGCGGGCCACCGGCACCGACGGGATTCATTGGACGAAAGATCACGGCTTCAAGCTTTACGGGGATGAAGTGATTTATGAGCAACATGATTGGCGTGACCCCTTTGTGTTCTTCAACGAAGAGAAGCAGGAATACTGGATGCTGGTCACGACCAGGGAAATGAACTCTTCCGAGAAAAGAGGCGGGTGCATCGCTCTTCTGACTTCAGATGACCTGATGAACTGGAAATACGGTGAACCCTTCTACAGCCCGGATAAGTATATCACGATGGAATGTCCCGATTATTTCAAGATGGGGGAATGGCACTACCTGGTCTACTCCACCTTCAGTGAGAAGTTCGTCACCCATTATAAAAAGAGCAGAACGATTGATGGACTGTACACATCACCGGTGCTGGACACTTTTGACGGCAGAGGATTTTATGCAGCCAAAACAGCCTCAGACGGCGAGAAGCGGTACGCTTTTGGCTGGGTGCCTTCGAAGAAGGGTTCGAATGATTATGGAGATTGGGAGTGGGCAGGCACGCTCGTTGTCCATGAGCTGCACCAGAACGAACAGGGAGAACTGCTGGTGAGAATGCCGTCTTCCATCTATGGACATTTTAATAGGGAAGAACAAATTCTGCCGCAAGCGGAGAAAAATTGCATTCAGCAGGATAACAGACTGCAGCTCTCGTGTCTGGATGGACTGGCTTATAGTGTGCTTAACCCGCTGCCTGCTCAGGTCATGCTTGAAGCATCTTTTGCAGATTGGCAGCAGGTGAAGGACTTTGGTATTGCAGTCCGCACAGACAAGTCGCTGGACAATGGTTATTTCATCAAATTCGATCCTTTTCATAACCGGATCACCTTTGATATGTGGCCGAGAAGAGAACCGGGATTCTTTCAATGGCAAATTGCTGGAGACAAGCCGCAAGTTATCGAGCTGGAGCGTCCGTTTGATTTTGGAAGCCACAGCCGGATTGGATTCCAGCTGATTCTCGAAGAAGATATCTTATGTCTCTATGTCAATAATGAAGTTGCAATGACTACCCGGATCTATAACTTTAAGGACGGCCATTTTGGTTTTTTTGCCAATGAGGGCGCTGTAAGCATTCAGGATATCACCCTGAAAACGGCTGCTGAGCGTTAA
- a CDS encoding glycoside hydrolase family 32 protein yields MKEFFYRPENAWVGDVIPYYEDGEFKLFYLHGWRENYREGLEQGWHLLGTKDFVNYREDGACKIEGGTGHILKVDDIYHMFYCIFPEGKQFACHAVSKDLQTWEPVPEDTFGPDGKIYELADWRDPYVFWNEEEGQYWMLIAALAKGPTNRKGCTGLLSSKDLKHWEYREPLYAPNLHVGAHECPDLFRMGDWWYLIYSSYTGRFGTFYRMSRSLNGPWITPPEEAFDGRAYYAAKSVSDGQKRYLFGWNPTKNDDLFGWNPPKASGKDYDTWDWGGNMVVHEILQRPDGTLGVNVPETIDSAFANQLPAHFHGIAGEWSITEDTIRCDSPHSFAGCITEEEMPDLCKISASVSFTGSTQGLGMLLRADEGLDIAYYITLEPERSRITFRGSIMQTEEGGKTFPYDVELERPLKLLPDQEYELKVFIDGTICEIYVGGEVALSARIYDIQQGKLALFVSQGTAEFKQVKIETL; encoded by the coding sequence ATGAAAGAATTTTTCTATCGTCCGGAGAACGCCTGGGTGGGGGATGTAATCCCGTACTATGAAGATGGGGAGTTTAAACTCTTTTATCTTCATGGCTGGAGAGAAAATTATCGTGAAGGGCTTGAGCAAGGCTGGCATTTGCTTGGAACGAAGGATTTCGTAAATTACAGGGAAGATGGGGCTTGTAAAATCGAAGGCGGGACGGGCCATATCCTCAAGGTTGATGATATCTATCATATGTTTTATTGTATTTTTCCTGAAGGCAAACAGTTTGCCTGTCATGCTGTCAGTAAGGATCTGCAAACATGGGAGCCTGTTCCTGAGGACACTTTCGGTCCTGACGGTAAAATCTATGAGCTGGCAGACTGGCGTGATCCCTATGTGTTCTGGAATGAAGAAGAAGGGCAATATTGGATGCTGATTGCAGCTTTGGCTAAAGGACCAACGAATCGGAAAGGTTGCACGGGATTACTGTCTTCTAAAGATCTCAAGCATTGGGAATACCGGGAGCCGCTTTATGCGCCGAATCTGCACGTAGGAGCGCATGAGTGCCCGGACTTGTTCCGGATGGGGGACTGGTGGTACCTCATTTATTCATCTTATACGGGGCGCTTTGGTACCTTTTACCGGATGAGCCGTTCCTTGAACGGACCCTGGATTACACCGCCGGAAGAAGCCTTTGATGGACGGGCTTATTATGCGGCTAAATCGGTATCCGATGGACAAAAGCGTTATTTGTTCGGCTGGAATCCGACAAAGAATGATGATCTGTTTGGCTGGAATCCCCCTAAAGCTTCCGGCAAGGATTATGACACCTGGGATTGGGGAGGCAATATGGTTGTACATGAAATCCTGCAGCGCCCGGACGGGACACTAGGGGTAAATGTTCCAGAAACCATAGACTCGGCTTTCGCCAACCAGTTACCTGCTCATTTTCATGGAATTGCCGGGGAGTGGTCAATTACAGAGGATACAATCCGATGCGATTCCCCCCATTCCTTCGCAGGCTGCATTACAGAGGAGGAAATGCCGGATCTATGCAAAATCTCAGCCAGCGTTTCTTTCACAGGTTCTACCCAAGGTCTGGGCATGTTGCTCAGGGCAGATGAAGGGCTGGACATTGCCTACTACATCACGCTGGAACCTGAAAGAAGCCGGATTACCTTCCGTGGATCGATTATGCAAACGGAAGAGGGGGGCAAAACCTTTCCTTACGATGTGGAACTGGAACGTCCGCTAAAGCTGCTTCCAGATCAGGAGTATGAACTGAAGGTATTCATAGACGGCACGATTTGTGAAATTTATGTCGGAGGGGAAGTAGCTTTGAGTGCGAGAATATATGATATTCAGCAGGGAAAGCTTGCCTTATTCGTAAGTCAAGGTACAGCAGAGTTTAAACAGGTTAAGATAGAAACTCTTTAA
- a CDS encoding extracellular solute-binding protein encodes MTKKMSKVFTGLAVFSLAGAALAGCGSSSDNKNTDTAGSPNAPKEQTVTWLSARPENGAIVQTVKELADQFAADHPGFKLDLQVTADRPSYLTKLRTLVASGQMPDFIDSDADPFAQELVSAGLLVDMEKFLKDEGLYDKFYEPALKYQELPDGSLYLLPMEYHMEMTWYNKKIFADNNLEVPKTLDDLLAVSKALEDKGVTPIAVDGVDVWPVLRYAAMYPFRTTGNQFIRDLSQGKAKMSDEAGMQAANFSSEIGKYFQEGFATTDYTTAKNLFLNGQAAMYNMGTWEIPSFVEESLPEGLKGNVDYFYLPTTSNAVTPDNEFFGNSGIGLGASAATFDGLPKEFLSYVLKNYSDVYVAKQQMSPLKFTIDDESKFSALFLRIKQDMDNYGSEFAKPWDTLLDPNTNSVMSDLITKLTMGFITPEDFAKQIDAAIAKNTAGK; translated from the coding sequence ATGACAAAAAAAATGTCAAAGGTGTTCACCGGGCTTGCAGTTTTCTCCTTGGCCGGCGCTGCTCTGGCAGGGTGCGGCAGCTCTTCGGATAACAAGAATACAGACACTGCCGGATCGCCCAATGCGCCTAAGGAGCAAACCGTGACCTGGCTCTCGGCCAGACCGGAGAACGGGGCCATTGTCCAGACGGTTAAGGAGCTTGCCGACCAGTTCGCCGCCGATCATCCCGGCTTCAAGCTGGACCTTCAGGTGACGGCGGACAGACCCTCTTACCTGACCAAGCTGAGAACGCTGGTTGCTTCAGGACAGATGCCGGATTTCATTGATAGTGATGCCGACCCGTTCGCCCAGGAACTTGTCAGTGCTGGCTTGCTGGTGGACATGGAGAAATTCCTGAAGGATGAGGGGCTGTATGATAAGTTCTATGAGCCTGCACTGAAATACCAGGAGCTGCCGGACGGAAGTCTGTATCTCCTGCCCATGGAATATCACATGGAAATGACCTGGTATAACAAAAAAATATTTGCCGACAACAACCTTGAGGTGCCTAAAACCCTTGATGATCTGCTTGCAGTCAGCAAAGCACTCGAAGACAAGGGGGTTACGCCAATCGCGGTAGATGGTGTTGATGTATGGCCGGTATTGCGTTATGCGGCAATGTATCCTTTCCGGACCACAGGCAATCAGTTCATCCGGGATTTGAGCCAGGGCAAAGCAAAAATGTCTGATGAGGCAGGGATGCAGGCGGCTAACTTCTCTTCTGAAATCGGAAAATACTTTCAGGAAGGATTCGCTACAACCGATTATACGACAGCTAAGAATCTGTTCCTGAACGGACAGGCTGCCATGTACAATATGGGCACTTGGGAGATCCCATCCTTCGTGGAGGAGAGTCTGCCGGAAGGACTTAAGGGCAACGTCGATTATTTCTATCTGCCGACCACAAGCAATGCGGTCACGCCGGACAATGAATTCTTCGGCAACAGCGGGATCGGGCTTGGAGCTTCGGCCGCAACATTCGACGGGCTGCCTAAGGAGTTTCTGAGCTATGTGCTGAAAAATTACAGCGACGTTTATGTGGCCAAGCAACAGATGTCTCCACTTAAATTCACCATTGATGACGAGTCCAAATTCTCCGCGCTGTTCCTGCGCATTAAACAGGATATGGACAACTATGGCTCAGAATTCGCCAAGCCTTGGGATACGCTGCTTGATCCGAACACCAACTCGGTAATGAGCGATCTGATAACTAAGCTGACCATGGGCTTTATTACTCCAGAGGATTTTGCCAAACAAATAGATGCTGCCATTGCCAAGAATACAGCCGGCAAATAA
- a CDS encoding ROK family protein yields MIIGAIEAGGTKFICGVGNEEGEILDRISFPTETPEKTMQQVVAYFKHTGVEAIGIGSFGPLNMDFSSPLYGHVTTTPKPGWGGFDFVGYMKRYFPVPIGFDTDVNAAAFGEVKWGAAQGLDSCVYYTIGTGIGVGVYAEGKLIHGLVHPEGGHVLTRRHAEDVFEGLCPYHGDCLEGLAAGPAIEKRWSIKGSALPADHLAWEIEAYYLGQAIAGVILLLSPKRVILGGGVMHQEQLFPMIRKEVRKALNGYVAAPEILEATDSYIVPPGLGDNAGLCGALALGIKAIEDRG; encoded by the coding sequence ATGATTATTGGGGCGATTGAAGCTGGCGGTACAAAATTCATCTGCGGAGTGGGCAATGAGGAGGGCGAAATTCTGGACCGGATCAGCTTTCCGACAGAGACTCCGGAGAAGACCATGCAGCAGGTTGTTGCTTATTTTAAGCATACAGGTGTCGAAGCCATCGGGATTGGTTCATTCGGGCCGCTGAATATGGATTTCTCCAGTCCCTTGTACGGGCATGTGACCACTACGCCCAAGCCGGGCTGGGGGGGATTCGACTTCGTCGGGTATATGAAGCGGTATTTCCCTGTGCCGATCGGATTTGATACGGATGTGAATGCTGCTGCTTTTGGTGAGGTGAAATGGGGCGCGGCTCAAGGACTGGACAGCTGCGTCTATTATACAATCGGGACAGGCATTGGAGTGGGCGTGTATGCAGAGGGCAAACTGATTCACGGGCTTGTTCATCCCGAAGGCGGACATGTACTGACCCGGCGGCATGCAGAGGATGTCTTCGAAGGGTTGTGTCCTTATCATGGCGACTGCCTGGAAGGCTTGGCGGCGGGACCGGCCATTGAGAAGCGCTGGAGCATTAAAGGCTCTGCGTTGCCAGCTGATCATCTGGCGTGGGAAATAGAGGCTTACTATTTGGGCCAAGCCATCGCCGGAGTAATCCTGCTACTGTCTCCAAAGCGGGTGATTCTGGGTGGAGGCGTAATGCACCAGGAGCAGTTGTTCCCGATGATCCGTAAGGAAGTCCGCAAGGCTCTGAACGGATATGTGGCAGCCCCGGAAATTCTGGAGGCCACGGATTCTTATATCGTCCCTCCAGGTTTGGGTGATAACGCGGGCTTGTGCGGTGCCCTGGCGCTGGGGATCAAGGCTATAGAGGACAGAGGTTGA